The window TTGTTCCAAATCATCATTATCTAAAATTGCAAAACATTTACAAACATTAACAAAAGCTGAAGGTCTTCCTAATCACTATGAAGCAATAAAAGGCAGATTAAAATGAAAAAAAATTGGTTTGAAGATAAAGTAAAGAAATTCTCTTCTATTGGTGGATATCAAAAACCTGAATTAATTCAAGATGCGGTTAAGCTCGACTCAAATGAAAACTATGTTATTTCAAAACAATTCCAAAACGATATTCTTTCATCAGCAAAAAAAAATTCTGACATACGTGAATACCCACTTGGTGGTGTAGAGAAATTAATTGATACAATATCTAAGTTTGTCAAGATACCCTCGTCAATGATTGGAGTTGGTAATGGTTCTGATCAAATCTTAGATCTGATTTTATCTAATTTTGGATCAAAACAAACCAAAGTTTTGACATCAAATCCTACATTTGGATTTTTTGAAGAACGATGTAAATTGTATAACATTCCACTTATTGCAATACCCTTTCTTAGCAATATGAAATTGGACATTAAAGATTTTTTAAAGCAATCTAAAAATGCAGATATTCTTTATCTTGATTCACCAAACAATCCTACTGGATTTCAATTCTCAAAAAATGATTTACAAAAACTTGTCAAGTCTTTTGACGGATTAATAATTATTGACGAGGCATATGGAGAATTCAGCGAGTATTCTCTTGTAAATATGGTAAAAACTCAAGAGAATCTAATTATTGTACAAACCGTTTCAAAATCATTTGGTATGGCAGGACTTCGATTAGGATATTTTATTGCAAGCAAAAAATTTACTGATGCTTTTATGAATATCTTGCAATACCCATATCCAATAAGCACTGTTAGTATTGAATCTGGAATTGAGGCTTTCCAAAAATCAAGTATTATGAAAAATG of the Nitrosopumilus sp. genome contains:
- the hisC gene encoding histidinol-phosphate transaminase; the encoded protein is MKKNWFEDKVKKFSSIGGYQKPELIQDAVKLDSNENYVISKQFQNDILSSAKKNSDIREYPLGGVEKLIDTISKFVKIPSSMIGVGNGSDQILDLILSNFGSKQTKVLTSNPTFGFFEERCKLYNIPLIAIPFLSNMKLDIKDFLKQSKNADILYLDSPNNPTGFQFSKNDLQKLVKSFDGLIIIDEAYGEFSEYSLVNMVKTQENLIIVQTVSKSFGMAGLRLGYFIASKKFTDAFMNILQYPYPISTVSIESGIEAFQKSSIMKNAVDEIKIERKRIIENLQNYDSFEVFDSKANFVLFDAHGSYKRVYTALTEQGISIRKLGKIGNHEGCLRVTIGTKEMNSKFLLAIRDLLG